AGCCGCCGGCGGCGTAGATAAATTGAACGATGGCATGACAAAATTGGCGGGCGGCGCAACGGCCTTAGCTGATGGAAGCAAACTTGCCGCTGATAAAACCGCTGATCTGTCCCCAATTATTGAGCGCGAGATGAAAAAAATTACCGCTAATCTCATGCCGGAGAACTATAAAGCGGAATCGTTTATCAGCCAACACAATTTGACGATCCGCAGCGTGCAGTTCGTTTTTATGAGTGAAGAACCAGCTAAAGCGCCGGTTAGTCCTAAACCAGATGTTTCAGGTAGCAAAACTTTGTGGCAACGGCTGAAATCACTTTTCGGCCTTAAATAGTTTAGGTGACCGTAATTGTTTAATAACGCCGTTGAATCCGATAATTAAGCGACTGATCTTATGTAGTCCGTGACCGTTGAGATAAGCGATGATACGGCGTTTAAATGGTAAATTGCGAAAAGTCTGTGATGTTGCCCAGTCGGGGAACTTGTTCTTTACGTATAAGCGTATCGTTGCGATAACGTTGTTTTTTGCTCGATTGTGCATGATGGCGAGGCGATTGATAGTTGATATGAGCAAGGTGTCCAAATAGATATACTCATATTTTTCTCTTATTGCTGTCGGAAGCGGCTTGGGATATAGACTCTCAATGTAATTGCAAATAAAGAGAATGTCTAAATTTTGGAGGGCGTTATCGTTAAACATAGTAGAAACCGGCCGGCAATGACAGTTGTAAGTAGTACTTGTTGTGTAGGCGATGACCGGATTACGACTGAGCAAAGCATGAAAGAAACCGAAATCTTCATACCAACGGCCTTCTTGAAACCTTAAGTCGCCGATTAAATTACGCCGAAAAAGCTTGTTGCAGACGCTGGGGGTGATTTTAAAAGGATCGGTATTTGCAGCATAATCATGTCTAACGACGTTTTGTTTACTATAATAATCTGACATTGATGCACAAGCTATGCTTGCCCCATTTTTTTGGCAGCAGTTGTACAATTCTTCAATGAAATTCGGATCATACCAGTCATCACTGTCGATAAAGCCTATGTAGTTGCCCGAGGCGTGGGCGAGGCCGACATTTCTTGCGGCCGCTTGTCCGGCATTGCGTTGATGGAACACGATAATGTTAGGATATTCCGCGGCATACTTATCAATTAGTTCAGGACTGCGATCGGTTGAACCGTCGTCGATAATGATAAATTCATCAACCGACCTGGTTTGATGCAGGACGGAAAGAATACATTCTTCGAGTAATTCTTCGGTATTGTACGCAGCCAAAATGACAGAAAATTTATCCATAATTAAGCATCCTTACAGTTCATAATATTGAGTTGATGAGCCGCAATTCAACGGCCGTCTGGGGTTGGGCAAATAGGCCGATCCGACAATATATAAACATAAAGAAGATATAATAAAAGAGCTTTGGTTACAAAGCTCTTTTGGTCGGAGTGACTGGACTTGAACCAGCGGCCTCTTGGTCCCGAACCAAGCGCTCTACCACCTGAGCCACACCCCGTTAGCTCGTTAAGTCTAACACAGTTAACGTTACTATGCAAGAGGAAAAAATAATAATTTAGCTCTAAAGTATAGATGTTGAGCATATAAAATTTTTACTGGGCATGAATGGACGGCTGCATTCGAAGACATGTTACGTCGACCCGGAGAAATAAATAAGATTGCCAAAATCCATTGAAAAAAGAAAAAATGTGTTAATAAAATGTTTCCAATGAACAAATCTGCTTTATTTCAACTAACTTTTAGCTAAATTTCGCAAAAGTACTTGTCAAATTAACTAAAAATCATTATCATTGTCATAGATACATTTGGAGGTTAATCACATGAAAATCGCACTTTTGGCGGATACGCGCAAAAACGAGCTTTTGGTTAATTTTTGTATCGCATACAGCCATATACTCGCCAAACATGACTTGGTTTCTTTTTTTTCGACATCGCGTATTTTAGAAATTAACGTGAACTTGTCGGCTTCGGCATTGGTTGGAAACAGCGTAGCAGCTATGGGGCAATTGGCTTCACGGGCTATGTACAATGAATTGGATGCGATTATATATTTGCGCGATACACAACTCGGGGATAATGAGGATTGCAACGTTCTTTTCCGGGCTTGTGACGATAATAACATTCCGTATGCGACCAGCCTTGCATCAGCGGAAATACTGGTTTTGGCTATTGACCGCGGTGATCTGGATTGGCGCGAATTGATTTGAGTGCTGCGCTGCTTTAGACATGAAAGTTGAATTGGCCGGATTTGTTGAAATTCCGGCTTTTTTATGCTATCTTAGTTACGATATGTTGATGAAGACAAGTAGGTTTTGCCCGACCGGTTACAGAGAGATGACGGTGCTGTGAGTCATTACCGGATCAAAGCTGAATTTCACTTCGGAGTATCAATATATGCGATGAGCGCCGGCTTAAGCCGGAACTCGGGTGGTACCGCGGTAAATCCGTCCCGAACAGGGATGGTTTTTTTATGCGATAAATCAGCACTGGGAGGTTTAAATGTCCGATTTAATAGAACATCTTAAGGAGATGCGCGAAAGATATTACAGAGCTTTAGAATCTGCCGAATCGTTAAGCGATTTAGAGGCTATCCGTGTCAAACTGCTGGGTAAAAATGGGGAATTAACGGCTGTTTTACGTAGTATGGGCAAATTGAGTCCAGAAGAACGGCCTAAGGTTGGCGATCTAACCAACGGAATTAGGACAGCAATTGAAATAATGCTAAACAAGCAGAAGAATGTATTACGTCAAGAATCTCAAAAGAAGCAAATGCAAGATGAAATGATTGATATCACCATGCCAGGTGTAGGTCAAAGGCAAGCTACATCCCATCCGATTAGCAAAGTAATCGAAGCCATTGAAACTATTTTTATTGGCATGGGGTATTCGGTTGTCGAAGGCCCTGAAGTAGAGCTGAGTAGTTACAATTTTGACCGTTTGCGTATACCACAAGGCCATCCTGCCCGTTCGGCGCACGATACTTTTTATATAACTGACGACGT
This is a stretch of genomic DNA from Mageeibacillus indolicus UPII9-5. It encodes these proteins:
- a CDS encoding methylglyoxal synthase, with translation MKIALLADTRKNELLVNFCIAYSHILAKHDLVSFFSTSRILEINVNLSASALVGNSVAAMGQLASRAMYNELDAIIYLRDTQLGDNEDCNVLFRACDDNNIPYATSLASAEILVLAIDRGDLDWRELI
- a CDS encoding glycosyltransferase family 2 protein, coding for MDKFSVILAAYNTEELLEECILSVLHQTRSVDEFIIIDDGSTDRSPELIDKYAAEYPNIIVFHQRNAGQAAARNVGLAHASGNYIGFIDSDDWYDPNFIEELYNCCQKNGASIACASMSDYYSKQNVVRHDYAANTDPFKITPSVCNKLFRRNLIGDLRFQEGRWYEDFGFFHALLSRNPVIAYTTSTTYNCHCRPVSTMFNDNALQNLDILFICNYIESLYPKPLPTAIREKYEYIYLDTLLISTINRLAIMHNRAKNNVIATIRLYVKNKFPDWATSQTFRNLPFKRRIIAYLNGHGLHKISRLIIGFNGVIKQLRSPKLFKAEK